In the genome of Succinivibrio dextrinosolvens, the window CTGGATTCATTATAGCAGATTAGGATTTTGCTGTTTGTCAATAGAGTAAAGAGTTGCAGGATTAGATAGAGAGGATGAAGTTAAAAGGATGTAGAGTTTCTGAATGTATTTTAATTTTTTTTGCGCCTAGCTAGTATGACTCCGTTATCAATCAGGTGATCAATAACGTGGTCATACTATTGTATTCGGATCATTTTCTCTGACGACAGTTATCCCAAAAGATATTTTTCAACATCTAAAGCAGCCTTGCAGCCTTCACCTGCAGAGGTTATTGCCTGACGATAAATTCTGTCGGCACAGTCACCAGCGGCGAACACACCTTTTGAAGAAGTTGAGGTTGCAGTTGTAAAGCCAGTCTTAATATAACCGTCTTCATCAAGCTCAAGAGCTTCTTTAAAGATTTGAGTTGCAGGTTCATGTCCAATAGCTACAAAGATACCATCCAGGTTGATACTGCGTGAACTGCCATCGGTAAACTTAATGTCAGCTCCGGTAACCTTATTACCGTCCCCTACCACCTTATCCACATTAGCATTGAGGACAAACTCAACCTTACCGGTCTTTTCAAGTTCTCTTAACTTATCCACAAGAACCTTCTCTGCTCTGAACTGCTCACGTCTGTGAACAATGTAAACCTTGTTACAGAGATTGGTAAGATATAACGCTTCAACAAAAGCAGCAGAGCCTCCGCCAATTACCGCAACGTCTTTCTTTCTAAAGAAGAAACCATCACAGGTAGCACATGCGGATACACCTTTTCCCTTGTACTCTTCCTCTGAATCAAGACCAAGATATCGAGCCTTGGCACCTGTAGAGATGATTACAGTACGAGTCTTGATAACCTCTCCATTATCTAAGGTCAAGGTTTTAATATCAGATGAAAAATCAACCTCGGTAACCATAGCGGATATGGTTTTAGTTCCAAGTGCTTCTGCGTGTTCTCTTAATGAATCCATCAGAGAGAATCCGTCAGGAGCATCTTTGCGGCCAGGCCAGTTACCAATTTCAGGAGTTGTGGTCAGCTGACCACCTGGCTCAGGGCCTTTAATCAGCCAAGGATTTAGCCCGGAACGACAGGCATAAATTGCGGCAGTGTAACCTGCAGGACCAGAGCCGATAATAACGGTGTTTAAAATTTCATCTGACATAATAGTTCTCCTGTGATCTTTTTTATTTTCATATTAAAGAGGAGTTGCCTCCTCTTTAAGCACAGTCTGGAGATAGACTATAAAAGAGCTTCAATAGCTGATTCCATCTCTTTAGGAGTTGTGGTTGGCTCATAGCGGTCTACAACTTCACCCTTCTTGTTGATCAGGAACTTGGTGAAATTCCACTTGATTGAATCACCTTCTAAGTACTCAGGGAAGTTCTTCTCAAGAGCATCCTTTAGAATCTTAGCAATTGGGTGTTTCATATCAAAGCCTTTAAAGCCCTTCTGAGCAGTTAGATATTTGAATAAAGGCTGTGCATTCTCACCGCGAACATCACCTTTCTCAAAGATAGTGAAGGTTACACCATAGTTAATCTTACAGAACTCAGTGATCTCAGCAGCAGAACCTGGCTCCTGCTCAGCAAACTGATTGCAAGGGAAACCAAGAATCTCAAGGCCCTGATCCTTATACTTCTTGTATAAAGCTTCAAGCTCTTCATACTGAGGAGTAAAACCACACTTGCTTGCAGTGTTCACGATCAGCACTACCTTACCCTCATAGTCCTTTAAAGATACTTTCTTACCCTTTAGAGTATTAACTTCAAAATCATAAATGCTCATAATGCACCTCATTAACTGATTGAAAATTTGTGTGTTTCTTAAGATATTTTATATTGTACAAAATTTAATTGTATCAAATCAATATAAAATTACATTAAATGATAAATCTTATCGTTTTACTTACTTTTGCTTTAGATATCAGTAAGTTCATTTAAAGAACAAAAGAGAGAGCTCCTGCCAAAATACAAAAGAAAGATAAGTCATAAAAGAATAATTCTTCTTTAGTTATTAGTCGCCCAAACGTCGGATAAGTGCAAATTCCCAAAAAAAATATTAAGTTAACAGACTTAACCGTTGTCCACATTAATTTTTTTATCAATAAAGAAAGAATAATGAAAATTTCTTATATTTTTCATTATTATTTCTATAATCATAAATAGGAGTACTATTACAGGAGACAACATATGGCCCAGACTGTAAACGTAAATTTTAAATTGGACTATGAGATCAAGAAGAAAATGGAAAATGCTTGTGCTGCAATGGGCTTATCCTTAAGTACAGCCTTTACATTATTTGCAAGAAAAGTTGGAAATGAAAGAAGAATTCCCTTTGAGATTTCAGCAGATCCATTTGAAAGCGAGGAACACATTGAGATGTTGGAAAAGAGGATTGCAGATCTTAAAGCAAAGAAAAATACTCATGAGCATGAGCTTATTGAGGATCTGTAATGCGAAAAATCTGGCATGATGCTGCATGGGAAGAATATCTTAACTGGCAGTCAGTTGATAACAAAATCGGTAACCAAGTTAGCGTTACAGAAAATATTAGATTTCTTTCGGCACACATTATTTTCATACAAAAAGAACTATGTGTGCCGAACATATACAAGATACATTCATATTCCTTCTTAATATTTCCATTTCAGAATTTCATACAAAGCAATAAATCACAAAAAACACATTAAAAACAGCATAAAAAAGCTCATTAACATATGAACTTTGGTGAACTTTGTCACATAATTAATTCAATTATAATGGAAAAATAATCCTACTATTTTAAAATGTTTTATAGATCAACAAGTAAGATTTACTAAAATCTGAGGTTTCTATGATTACAGTCAGAAAAGCAACTAGTGAAGATGTAGGCGTTCTACAGAAACTTGCTTCAGAGCTTGTACCAACTTCATTCAAAGGAGTTCTTACCACTGCACAGATTGATTTTATGCTAGATAAGCTTTATTCACAGCAGGCTCTGTCAGACGCCATAGGTGCAGGAACAGACTATTTCATTGCCACCTACAATGGAGAAGATCTTGGAGTTGTATCTGTAATTCAGCAGGGCCCTAACCTGTTTTTAATGCAGAAGATTTATGTAAATGAGCATTTCATCGGAAAAGGAATCGGAACCGCGCTCTTTACCAAGGTAAAGGAATATGTCCGCTCTAAGATTCTGCCTTGCACAATTGAGCTGATTATCAATGCCCATAATCCTGGTCTAGATTTCTACAAGAATAAAGGCATGCAGAAAGTAAGAGATACAGGTCTTGATATGGGAGATTTCTTCATCAACGAGGAAGTCTATTCTTTAGAGCTTAACTAATAAGTCACATCTCATCATCAGCTGATTTTTCAGCTGATGTTATCTTTTTTGATGCTTTTCTATTGCTCCAATAAAGTGCAATTGTTTTTATTTATAATTAATTTTTCACTTTACTAAAAACTCTATTTTTCAAGTAATTGTCTTGCAAGTCATACATATAGAGCCAAATTAAATCTTTAACGCCATGATAATTAAATGATTTTTTTGAAAAATTCTTCCTTAAAAAAGTGCAGATAATTTGCCCGCGTCTCACCCATATAGTAAAATCTAGCCTTGTTTTTTTAAGCCTCAAAAATAACCTTTGACTTAGAAGATATATTTGACGAAAATCACACCCATAAAAAAAAATGGAGCTGGTTTTTTCTTTAATAATTAGGAGCACCTAAATGGATTTCAACGCAGTAAGCAATCTCATCAAAGAAAATGATGTTGTCTTTGCTGATCTAAGATTTACCGATACCAAAGGTAAAGAACAGCACATCACTCTTCCAATTTCCTGCATCAATGAGAAGTTCTTCGATCAGGGAAAGATGTTTGATGGCTCTTCAATCGAAGGCTGGTGTGGTATTGATAAATCAGACATGATTCTAATGCCTGATATCAACACTGTTCAGTTAGATCCATTCTACGCAGATCCTACCATCATCGTCCGCTGTGACATTCTTGAAACAGAGACTCTAACCGGCTACAGCCGTGATCCTCGCTCAGTTGCAAAAAGAGCGGAAGAATACCTGAAGTCAACCGGTATCGGTGATGTTTCATATTTTGGTCCTGAACCAGAGTTCTTCCTGTTTGACGATGTTCGTTTCAAGTCAGATATTTCAGGCTCATTCGTAGCTATTGATGATATTGAGGCAGCATGGAACAGTGCTACCGAATACGAAAGTGGTAACAAAGGTTATCGTCCAGGAGTTAAAGGTGGTTACTTCCCAGTTCCTCCTGTAGATTCTTCACAGGATATCCGTTCTGCAATGTGTAAGGTTATGCAGCAGATGGGGCTGGTAATAGAGGCTCATCACCACGAAGTTGCTACCGCAGGTCAGAACGAGATTGCAACAGAATTCAATTCATTAACCAAGAAGGCCGATGAGGTTCAGATCTACAAATACGTTGTTCAGAACGTTGCCCATCAGTACGGTAAGACCGCAACCTTCATGCCAAAGCCAATCTTTGGAGACAACGGCTCAGGCATGCACTGCCACCAGTCAATCTACAAGAACGGCAACAACATCTTTGCTGGCAACCTGTATGGCGGTCTGTCACAGGAAGCATTATGGTATATCGGCGGTATCATCAAGCATGCTAAGTCATTAAATGCCTTCACCAATCCTGCAACCAACTCTTACAAGCGTCTAGTTCCTGGCTTTGAAGCTCCTTTAATGCTGGCTTATTCTGCTGCCAACCGTTCAGCTTCAATCCGTATTCCATATGCATTAAATCCAAAAACAGCTCATATCGAGGTTCGTTTCCCTGACTGCTGTGCAAACCCATATCTTGCATTCGCTGCAATGCTTATGGCTGGTCTTGACGGTATCAAGAACAAGATTAACCCTGGTGAGCCTATGGATAAGAACCTGTATGATTTACCTCCTGAGGAGGCAGCAAACATTCCTCAGGTTTGTGGCTCACTAGATGAGGCTCTAAAGGCTCTTAAGAACGATCATGAATATCTGCTGGAAGGCGGTGTATTCTCTGAGGATATGCTCAACGCTTACATCGAGCTTAAGGCAGCTGAGGATACAAGAGTTCGTTCAACACCACATCCTGCTGAGTTTGAGCTTTACTATAGCTTATAATTCATCACCGAATTCCGAAAATGCCTCGTTATCTAACGAGGTATTTTTTTCTTATTACCAAAGATTGCCGAAAAATTCCTGGCATTTATCCTTTGGAAGATGTCAATCAAAGGAATACAAAAAGTTTAAATACAGTCTGGTCAACGTCAAAGGTCATTCTCCTCAAAGGGCTGAGGGACTTTTGTATCTTGAGGACGTAGGACTCATTGTCCGGGCCTGTAATACCACCGAGATCTCCTACCCGCTTGAAGGTGCCTGTCTGCCATCTGAGTTCAAGGTATTCTATGCAGATACAGGACTTCTGATATCGCAGCTTGGAGATGATGTACCTTTGAAAATCCTCTCAGGAGATATCAGCTCTTACAAGGGAGCTATTGCTGAAAACATGGTTGCAGCAGCTTATCACAGTCGCGGCGTCAAGCTGTACTACTATCATGCACCAAGCGGCTCTCCTGAAATTGATTTTCTGACAGAGGACGAAGGTGAGGTGGTGATGATAGAATGCAAGGCATCTAACAACCGAGCCACCGGTATGAAATTTGTCATTGCCAGCTCAAAAAAATATGGAAAACACAAGGCAGTAAAGTATTCTGATACGAACGTTGGAGAAGGAGATGGTTTTGTAACACTGCCTCTGTATGCAGCAGGCTTTGCAAAACACAGGCAGCACAGTCAGTATGTAAAAATGGTCAATCTTTCAGAGATGAAGGTTCCTGAAGGTGAGTAGAAAACAGTCGCCTAATCTTCTACTCAAATTCAAAGAGAACCGGTACATCGTTCATCTGGCATGGAATATACTCTATCCTCCGGTTTTTCTTATCAGAGCTGTCCACAATTCGGCTTAGATGATTAGACTGAAACACCTCAAAATAATCTCCTTCAAAATGAGGATAGCATTTGCCGCCATGCTGATAGTTGACTCTGATAACTACCGCACAGTTTCCTGCATAGGTAATGCTACGGTTATAATCTGAATATCGCCCGTTCTCGTTATTGTCGATAGGTACTCCTCCAAGTTCGTTCTTTGAAAAACAGCCCCAGAGAACAGCAGGATACCTTGTCAGAACCGAGGTTTTTACAATCTTTCCCTGACCTTTTAAGGAATCAGTTTTAAGACGGCAGACAGAGTAGTTGTCATTTCCCTCAAAAACGGTTTTTTCAAAATCAGAGGCCCTGCAGGTAAGAACGGTGCCTTTGATGAAGGGAACTCCTGC includes:
- a CDS encoding DUF4143 domain-containing protein translates to MPKNSWHLSFGRCQSKEYKKFKYSLVNVKGHSPQRAEGLLYLEDVGLIVRACNTTEISYPLEGACLPSEFKVFYADTGLLISQLGDDVPLKILSGDISSYKGAIAENMVAAAYHSRGVKLYYYHAPSGSPEIDFLTEDEGEVVMIECKASNNRATGMKFVIASSKKYGKHKAVKYSDTNVGEGDGFVTLPLYAAGFAKHRQHSQYVKMVNLSEMKVPEGE
- a CDS encoding GNAT family N-acetyltransferase produces the protein MITVRKATSEDVGVLQKLASELVPTSFKGVLTTAQIDFMLDKLYSQQALSDAIGAGTDYFIATYNGEDLGVVSVIQQGPNLFLMQKIYVNEHFIGKGIGTALFTKVKEYVRSKILPCTIELIINAHNPGLDFYKNKGMQKVRDTGLDMGDFFINEEVYSLELN
- a CDS encoding type II toxin-antitoxin system RelB/DinJ family antitoxin, with the translated sequence MAQTVNVNFKLDYEIKKKMENACAAMGLSLSTAFTLFARKVGNERRIPFEISADPFESEEHIEMLEKRIADLKAKKNTHEHELIEDL
- the trxB gene encoding thioredoxin-disulfide reductase produces the protein MSDEILNTVIIGSGPAGYTAAIYACRSGLNPWLIKGPEPGGQLTTTPEIGNWPGRKDAPDGFSLMDSLREHAEALGTKTISAMVTEVDFSSDIKTLTLDNGEVIKTRTVIISTGAKARYLGLDSEEEYKGKGVSACATCDGFFFRKKDVAVIGGGSAAFVEALYLTNLCNKVYIVHRREQFRAEKVLVDKLRELEKTGKVEFVLNANVDKVVGDGNKVTGADIKFTDGSSRSINLDGIFVAIGHEPATQIFKEALELDEDGYIKTGFTTATSTSSKGVFAAGDCADRIYRQAITSAGEGCKAALDVEKYLLG
- the glnA gene encoding glutamate--ammonia ligase, whose amino-acid sequence is MDFNAVSNLIKENDVVFADLRFTDTKGKEQHITLPISCINEKFFDQGKMFDGSSIEGWCGIDKSDMILMPDINTVQLDPFYADPTIIVRCDILETETLTGYSRDPRSVAKRAEEYLKSTGIGDVSYFGPEPEFFLFDDVRFKSDISGSFVAIDDIEAAWNSATEYESGNKGYRPGVKGGYFPVPPVDSSQDIRSAMCKVMQQMGLVIEAHHHEVATAGQNEIATEFNSLTKKADEVQIYKYVVQNVAHQYGKTATFMPKPIFGDNGSGMHCHQSIYKNGNNIFAGNLYGGLSQEALWYIGGIIKHAKSLNAFTNPATNSYKRLVPGFEAPLMLAYSAANRSASIRIPYALNPKTAHIEVRFPDCCANPYLAFAAMLMAGLDGIKNKINPGEPMDKNLYDLPPEEAANIPQVCGSLDEALKALKNDHEYLLEGGVFSEDMLNAYIELKAAEDTRVRSTPHPAEFELYYSL
- a CDS encoding glutathione peroxidase, producing MSIYDFEVNTLKGKKVSLKDYEGKVVLIVNTASKCGFTPQYEELEALYKKYKDQGLEILGFPCNQFAEQEPGSAAEITEFCKINYGVTFTIFEKGDVRGENAQPLFKYLTAQKGFKGFDMKHPIAKILKDALEKNFPEYLEGDSIKWNFTKFLINKKGEVVDRYEPTTTPKEMESAIEALL